Sequence from the Helicoverpa armigera isolate CAAS_96S chromosome 14, ASM3070526v1, whole genome shotgun sequence genome:
ATGTCATCTACCCATCGCTTTCTTGGTCGACCTTTGCTCCTCTTTCCTATAGGGCCTTTCCACTTTGTAGTAGTATAGGTCCATCTTCTGTCCTGGTATCTAGCTATGTGTCCTGCCCATTTCCATTTTTGTCTAAGACTGTGCTGTAGTGCGTctgttatttttgttctatCTCGGATGTCTGTGTTCCGTGTTTTCTGgattttccttaattttaagATGCTTCTTTCCATGGCATGTTGGCAGGactgaattttgtttttcaccTTTTCTGTGTAGACCCAGGTTTGGCTTGCATAAGTTAGGCTTGGGAGAATGCATGaatccattattatttttttcatctgtAGACTGCATTTCCCCTTAAGGATTTCCTTTTGTGACCAGTATTTCCTCCATGCGATATTTATTCTTCtatctatttcattttcattacagTTTGATTCGAAAGAAATCTGTTTTCCTAAGTATACATAGTCTTTTACATATTCTATGGGTTTGCcttctatttctatttctttCATGGAGCTGTTAGTCATAATTTTGGTTTTCTGTGCATTCATTTCAAGTCCCACTTTCTTACTTTCGATGTTCAGGCTATGTAGCAGGTTCTTTAGTTCTGTTGCAGATTCGCTGAAAAGGACTATGTCATCCGCAAATCGCAGGTGTGTTAGTCTTGTGTTTAGTATCCATATGCCTTTGTTTTTCCACTCTAGGTTCTGGAATATGTTTTCGAGGACAGCTATAAATAGTTTGGGTGAGAGAggatccccttgtctcactcctctaCCAATTTTGAACTCCTCTCCTTGCCTGTCTAGTTTTATTTGGCTTGTACCCTTTTCATAGATATTTTTCAgcacattaatatatttttcgttGATGTTGTTCTTGCGCAAGGTCTTCCATATGTACGAGTGCTGTAATAATAGACGTCAGTGCTTgacaacaactgatttattcatataaaaactcattacacaaCAACTCCCCTTTTAAGAACATAACACACATACACTTCCCcccttaaaataacataaatctttaataacataaatcttaaaattctcAGGGAACAAAAACCTAACACAATTAATTgagagaaaattaaaatgaaacaagattCTAAAATAAAGATTCAATACTAGTAAATAGTTTAGCTTTTGCCCTAGTCAATGGACCAGGCGGGATTCCGCTCGAGGTTACTGAAGGACCTGCTGCATCTTTCTCATTAGGTTGAATACCTCTTTCCTGATCAGAGGAAGCAGGTGCCACATCGATTGCCACCGGGATTGGCTCACATTTTATCAAATGTCGTCGGTTGCGCCTTACTTTATTGCCACAGCTTGTCTCAACAAAATAAGAACGAGGAAATCCCGCTTGCCCTATAACTTTACATCTTGTTCTTTCATTTTTCCCATTTAAACAAATAGCTTCGTCTCCACATTTTAGTTCCGGAAGAACTTTAGTGTTTCTATCGAACCaccttttagaaataatttgcttCTGCAACATTGTTTCATGTTCCTCAACTACTTTTGGTTTTAACATATTAACACTAACTGGTAACTTACATCTTAACTGACGGCTCATTAGTAACTGTGATGGGGAACTAAGACCATCTCTTGGAGTATTCCTATAATTAAGTAAGGCCAGCTGAAAGTCACTGTTATCTCTTAAACATTTAATCAGCATTGACTTGACAGTCTGAACTGCGCGCTCACTTTTCCCATTTGATTGGGGATAGTTAGGAGATGATGTTATGTGAGTAAACCCCCACTCCCGTGCAAATCGTCTAAACTCGCGACTGCAGTACTGTGTGCCATTATCTGTGACAAGTAGTTCAGGAATGCCATGCCTCGCAAATATTtgcttaatttcttttataatgcTTGCCGACGTTATATTCGGTAACTCACAAACTTCCACATAGCTAGAATAATAATCCacaatcaaaagaaaatactttctcTTCCATTCAAAATATCAGATGCAACTTTATTCCACGGAATCGATGGAATCTCCACAGGTAATAATGGTTCCTTGGCAGGCGAATTTAAACATTCCTGGCATATAGAACAACGTTTAACAAATAACTCAATGTCACGAGAAATGTTTGGCCAAAATATTGCTTGCGCGCTCGGCGCTTACAGCGGTCTATACCCTGGTGGCCCTCATGAACGACCCGTAACATTTCACCCCGTAAAGAAgaaggtattaaaattatatcgttTTAAACACCACACCATCAACTTCATACAATTCCTCTTTCATCGACCAAAGGGCTTAATAATATCCTCTACTTTACATTTGTGCTCCGGCCAACCCGAGTTAATGCACTTGATAAGCTCGCTTATTTCTCTATCATCGCGAGAtgccttttttatttcacatagtttaTTGCATGAAATAGGAATGTTATTAACAATCATCGCTACctgatacattatatttttactcattataTTATCCTCATATAAATCAGGCAACGGTGCACGCGACAGTGTATCGGGAATAAACATGTACTTTCCCGGTTTATAGCTCACAATTAAATCATACCCTTGTATTCTTAACATCATTCTTTGTAAGCGTGCTGGAACGGACATCAACggctttttaaaaatactctCCAATGGCTTATGATCGGATTCAACAACAACACGTTTCTTCCCAAAATATATTGATGGAACCTCTCACATGCACAATGGCAATGGAGCTCCTTCTCAACCTGCGCGTACCGGCGCTGCGTGTCGGTGAGCGTGCGTGACGCGAACTCGACGGGGCGGCCCGCCTGCATGAGCACTGCGCCCAGCGCGTGCGCGCTCGCGTCCACCGACACCAGCACCGGCGCGCTCACGTCGTACAGCGCCAGCACCGGCGCGCTGCTCACCGCTCGACACAAACTCTGAAATGCACTGCGCTCAGCGCACTCCCACAACCACTCCGTGTCTTTACGAAGGAGGTTAGTTAGTGGTAATGCCAATTCAGAATATTTTGGTATAAACTTAGACAAGTAATTGACGGCACCCAAAAACCGTTCTAAACTTTTTCTGTCCGTAGGCTCTGGCATTTCCGTTATAGCCTTTACTTTATTGGAATCCGGCCTCATGCCGTTCCGATCAAATATATGCCCTAAATATGTTACCTCCTGAACTCCTATCTTACACTtagctttattaaattttaaatttatctcaCGAGCCCTATTTAATAAAGCATCAAGTCTTCTGTCGTGCTCCTCTTTATCTTTTCCCCAGACTATAATATCATCAATAAAACTGTCAACGCCCTCCAAATCTTCTAGAAGCTGGCGTATCTTACCATGAAACACTTCCGAAGCGCAATTTATTCCGAATGGTAAGCGTAAGAACTGGTACCTCCCGAATGGGCTGATAAACGTGCATAAGTCAGCACTCTCCTGATCAAGCTGCACCGCCCAGAAACCGGAGTTAGCGTCCAGCACGGAGAAGTGCGTGGCGCCGTGCAGGCGTGCCGCCAGCTCGGTCACGGTGGGCAGCTGAGTGTGCGCGCCGAACTGCGCGATTCAGCTCCCGCGGGTCTAGACAAACACGaatggtattatttttcttagcgACTATGACCAAAGGATGCACCCAGTCAGTTGGATGTGTGACCTTTCTGATCACCCCATATCTTTCCATTCGCTTGAGCTCTTCCGCCAACTGGTCCCGTAAACTCAGTGGTATTTTCCTCGCTGCTGAGATGACAGGCCGTACTGACTTATCTATCACAATGTGATATTTACCAGGCAAACATCCTATACCATCGAACAAGTCATCATATTGAGAcaaatttaatgaatgaatcCGCTTAATCAAATTCAATTGTATGCACGATATCCGTCCCAACACACTCTGACATTTCATATCGGCTATAGCAAATTTCAGTTCatattgtttacctttataaaCACAAGCTATATAGCACGTTCCTTTACCGGTATTACATCGCCACTGTAAGATTGtaactttataactttattacatttcaaaatgctAACATCTAAACCTAATTCTAAAAATCTCTCAAATGACATAACATTTATGTCGGCACCAGTGTCAAGTTTGAACTTCTCGGTACCACTGCCACACGATAATATTTCAAACCACTCACCTAGTCGTTTGTTTCCCTCAatcatggaaataaaaaatgaatcacCATCATCCGACTCTGACTCACTTCGGTGTTTAATGTCGCATACGCGCGCTGTACCACCACCTTTATAAAACGCATTCGCTTTGCACACCTTCGCAAAGTGACCACGATTTCCACACACGAAACACGTGCATTGATTCGCTGGACAATTTCCAGCCTGACAGCGCGGTGACAGGCCCCCGCAGCGAGCACATAGATGCGGGCTGGGCGCTGCGCCCCTGCGCGCGCCTCGCCGGCCGCCACCGGCACTCCGCGACCTCGTCGCTGCGCGCCAACCACGTCCACCTGCGCCACTCCCGAACTCGTGCCAACAGCATCCATCTGCTGCTCGGATTCCTGGATATTTCCTCGGCTTGGCATAGTTTTACAGCTTTGTCGAGATTCAGATCCTCACATCTCAACAGCCGATCTCTCACCCTTAAACTTCGAATGCCACACACAATTCTATCTTTGATCAATTCGTCCTCAAGCTCTTTGAAGTTACAATTTTTCGAAAGGAGGCGTAACGCAGTAACATACTGTTGGATTGATTCGCCTTCCTCTTGGTTCCGAGTGAAAAATTTGTATCGAATtagtgtaatatttaattttgaaacaaagaaaCTATCGAACTTCTCAAGTAAAATTCTGATATCATCTCGATCCTCCTCCTTATCGAACGTAAATGTTTGGTATATGTCAAAACCTTCCGGACCAATTAAATTTACCAGTAGACTCGCCTGAACCCCAGCAGTCTCTGTATAGGCACCCGAAGCTTTCAGGAACAGCGTGAGTTGTTGTCGCCACCGTTTCCACGCCTCTGCGCGGCTTGCAGGACCGCCGTCCAAACTCAACTCGGATGGTGGGCGAGCGTGTTCCATTATTTTTGTCGATAAAATTGCaccaaaatacgtattttataataaattttgaaaaaattttcaTCACCGCTGTCACCATGTAATAATAGACGTCAGTGCTTgacaacaactgatttattcatataaaaactcattacacaaCAAGTGCGATATGCTGTCGAAGGCTTTGGagtagtccacaaatgctatgTACAATGGCATATTGTATTCCTTGTATTTTTCTATGATTTGTTCTGTAGCATGAATGTGGTCCATTGTAGAGTAGTGTGCACGAAAACCCGCCTGCTCCATTGGTTGATTTCTCTCTATGTCTGGGTTGATTCTACTTAGAATGATTGAGGAGAACAGTTTATAGATAGTAGATAGTAAACTTATGGGTCTGTAATTGTTAATGTCCATCGGGTTCCCTTTTTTATATAGCAATATTATGTCTGAGCAGCACCATTGTTTAGGTATTTGTTCCTGTTCTATAATTAGGTTAAAGAGCTTTGTCAGATAGGTTACCAGAGCAGGTGCTCCAAGTTTCAAGGCTTCGTTGGGGATACTATCTGGTCCTGGACTTTTTTCAACCTTTAATTTCTTTATATGTAAGTCTGTTTCCCTTTCGGTTATACTTTCCAAGGCAGGTTGAGATTCTGTTGTAGTATTAGTTTCTGTTTCCTCATTCTCATCTTCTTGGTCTCTTTCTGTGGCTGGGCTTCTATAGAGATCTGAGTAGAAAACAGTGGCTCGGTGGATTATATCTGCTCTGTCCTTTGTTTCGCCTTTTTCGTCTGTTAGGCCCTGTATCCagtttttatgtgttgtaaGTTCTTTAAAAGCTCTTTTTGAGCTTCTGAATGTAGTCATATTCCTTTCTATGACATTCCTTCTGTGGATTTCGTAGTCTTTCTTGATtgctttgttagtttttttgtagAGTTCCGTTAATTCGCGCCTCATTGCTTTAGATTTTCCTTTTGTGGATAGGAGTTCTGTGCGTCTAGCAATTAGTTTCAACGTTTGGTCACTTACAATTTTGGATTCTTTTTTCCTGGTTTCTTTTCCCATATTTAGACTATTTATGATTGTTTTCTCTAATTCGTTGCTCAGAACTTGTATATCTTCTATGTGTTTAGTGGTTTCATATAGTGTTTTTGCATTTTCTTTAAGGTTTCTCACatatgtttctttttctttagttGACTTAAGTATGTTGTTTGAGGATTTAAATGACTTTCTGTTAATTTTTGGCATCTGAATATTTATAGAGCACCTTACCATTCTATGGTCCGATGGGAAGCTTATTTTGTTGAGCACCTCTAAGTTTGTGACTATTTTAGGGTTTTTGCTTAGTATGAAGTCTATTTCATTTCTTGTTTTGTGATCGGGGGATATCCAGGTCCATTTTCGAGACTGTTTTTTCTTGAAGTATGTATTCATCACTGACAATTTGTTTTCATAGGCATATTGTATCAGTCGTTCGCCGCTTGCGTTTCTTTGCCCATAACCATGTTGTCCCATTATTAGATTTTCTTCAAGTTTAGGCTGGCCGATTTTTGCATTAAAGTCTCCTATTACTAATAGCATCTTATCTGCTTGTTCTTGTGCTTTTTGTATGTCCATGTAGAATTTCTCCCTATCCTCATCACTATAGCTCTCTGTAGGGGCATAAACTTGTATAATTGACATGGGCACATTATTAAATATCAGCTTTAACAAACCGACTCTTTCTGATACACCAATAAAACTTACGATATTTGCTTTCCATTTCTTATTTACTAAGAATCCTACGCCATGGAGTCCCGCTGTTTCACCtatgtaacaaaaaatgtacttttcatGTTCTTCTATATGGTATCCATTTCTTTTAACTTCAGCGAGTCCTATTATGTCCCAATTAATGTTCTCTATTGCGTTGTTTAATTCTAACATTCTTGTTTCTGATGATAATGATCTTATGTTATAGGtgcatatttttaagttatgtagttcattattttcttttttagagTTTCCATAATGCCTGTTGTGTTTTTGTTGTtctctttcaccattagaaagctatattatctgcaagtaacataggctatattttatcccggtgcgggaagtagctcccgcgggacgcgggtgaaaccacggaaaaacggctagttttaagAAGACACCCTAATTTCATAGTATCATAAATTATCTGCAAGTGGATAAGTTAGTTACAAATGTGGTTTCTTACCATTTAACCAAGAAGAACAATGATCCATGAAACAGTTGTCCAGCTAGAATCTTCTCGGGAGCCAGGCCGCGGGCCAAACCTCGTGGCTTTTCTATCTCTTGTAAGGCCTAGATAAAAAAGACATTTTAGACATGAGTATATAACTCAAATGTATTAAAAGATAcaataaagttttctaaattaACCAAAATAGTCTGTCTTGTTATCTTTTAATGttgattgatatatttttcttctttaacgCTAAATCCTTCCCTTtttgagaggaggcctgtgcccagcagtagggTGATAAAAAGGGTACATAAAATCAGTTTactaaatgaaaaactttgaaaattatAGGCCTTAATCGTCGCTATACTATTACTTGTCATTACAGAcattaacaaagaaaaaaactgcTAATTTAACTCActtcattcttcttcttcttctcccGCCTACTCCTCTTACGACTAGCCAAGCTCTCTTCAATAGGATCTATTACTGTTGAAGCTGCAGCCGTTGCAGCAgcggcggcagcagcagcagcagcagcagcagccgCAGCCGCAGCTTCCTTCTCCCTCTTCATGCGAGCTTCCTCGTAAGCGGAGATCAGTTCCGGACAGTCTAGATTGTCTTCAGGCTCCCATGTATTGTCATCGCTGGAGATTGGTGATTTTTTTATGAGTACATAATACATGCAGTGAAGTTAATTTCATCAATATCATCATAGCAGGCTATTGCCATCCACGGCttaacataggcctcccccaatTGACGCCAAACtgagcttatttatttatatttacaatgtaTAGATGCTATCTATATTTGGTAAAGTTTTGTGCAAATTATTATACAGCTTAACGCAATTATGACTCTGTTTAGACATTCAGATCtgctttaatattacttttattcttGTACCAatcctaagacgacccactgaccaatgatttacttaatacttttaacagtttagaaaaaatactacttactGTGAATAACCTTTCCACTTCAACAAGAACTCGACTTTTCCGTTCTTAATCCTGCGATCTAGAACTTTCTCCACAGAGAATTCTTCATGTCTACCGCTCATAGGACCTGATGACGGCGCCATAGAAGACATAGTTGGAGCAGTTTCCATAGGCTGGCTCGGCGGGATTGATTGCGAAAATCCCAAATCGGGTTGTGCCAACGATTCCATAGATTCATCCATCGtgaattctaaaattaaaatgttttcaaacaaagaaaagaGGTAGGTTTTACgtctattgtaaaataaataaggttt
This genomic interval carries:
- the LOC110373309 gene encoding chromobox protein homolog 1 — its product is MDESMESLAQPDLGFSQSIPPSQPMETAPTMSSMAPSSGPMSGRHEEFSVEKVLDRRIKNGKVEFLLKWKGYSHDDNTWEPEDNLDCPELISAYEEARMKREKEAAAAAAAAAAAAAAAAATAAASTVIDPIEESLASRKRSRREKKKKNEALQEIEKPRGLARGLAPEKILAGQLFHGSLFFLVKWHGCTDFDVVPGHDLGEAYPDFVINYYESCAPFSVRHKIGKIMRIAPELPAEAPAPPPSEPMDVSTEVPTLPTEAPTETPHLPTEIPQESQPIEVPVN